GTGTACGGCGAGATGGGCCAGGGCCTGAAGGCCTGGGACGGCGCCGGCACCGCGTTCGGTCCCCTCGCCGGTCCGCGCGGCCTGGCCGCCGACGACGCCGGGCGCGTGTACGTCGCCGACACCGAGAACGACCGCGTGGTCGTGTTCCGGACGGTGACCGAGTTCGACCGCATCGACCTGGTGCCGCTCTACGAGATCCCGGGGCTGCAACGCCCCCACGACGTGGCGTGGTCCGACGGCGGCACGCCCTTCGACGCCTCGGACGACGCGCTGTACGTGGCCAACACCGGGGCCAGCGAGGTCGTGCGCTTCACGCCCGGCACCGACGCCGCGACGGAGACCGCGCGCCTCGGCGGGCTGGGCAGCGGCGTCGGCGCGTTCGCCGGTCCGCTGGCGGTGGTCGCCGGCCGCACGGCCGACGGCGCCGACGGCACGGTCTACGTGGCCGACGCCCACACCGGGCGGCTGGTGACGCTGCGCGACACCGGCTCCGGCCTGGCGTGGGGCGGCGAGCTGCGCCACGACCAGGGCACCGTCACCGCCCTCTCGTGCGACCACTTCGGCAACGTCTACGCGACCGCGCCGACCGGCGGCGTCGTGAAGTACACCGCCGGCCTGAAGTCGGTGGCGGGCGCGCTGCCCGCCGTGCACCGCCCGCGCGGCTTCCACGTGCCGCAGGTCACCGTCACCGACCACCGCGACGGCAGCCGCCGCCGGGCCGGCGAGGGCCGCGGCGTGCTCGTCGAGCAGTGGGACAGCGGCAGCGGTCTGCGGGTGCTGGGGCTCGGCGTGGAGATCGCCCGCCCGGCCCAGGTGCCGGGTCGGTCCGCCGTCGACCTCTTCCTCACGGACTGCGCCGACCTGACGGCCGAACTGGTCGATCCGGCCGACGGCCGCGTGGTGACGACCTTCGATCTGGGCCGGGTCGCGGCCGGCCAGGCGCGCCTGGACCTCGCCGCCCCCGCCGACGGCACCGGCTGGGAGGCCGGCCGCTACGAGCTGGCCCTGCGCGCCGCCTCGACCTACGACGCCGCCCGCACGGCGGTGGCCAACGTGTCGGTGGAACTGGCCCGCGCCGGCGATCCGGACCTGCCCCGCAAC
This window of the bacterium genome carries:
- a CDS encoding T9SS type A sorting domain-containing protein — protein: MFRTTLTSTLLLAATLAGGGLRAATFEPQPFLADGGVDVLDRQVTRQLVDRDLFSAPWATVVLGRVDVYATFPYLESRYFQVVSDPGWNRLVYGEMGQGLKAWDGAGTAFGPLAGPRGLAADDAGRVYVADTENDRVVVFRTVTEFDRIDLVPLYEIPGLQRPHDVAWSDGGTPFDASDDALYVANTGASEVVRFTPGTDAATETARLGGLGSGVGAFAGPLAVVAGRTADGADGTVYVADAHTGRLVTLRDTGSGLAWGGELRHDQGTVTALSCDHFGNVYATAPTGGVVKYTAGLKSVAGALPAVHRPRGFHVPQVTVTDHRDGSRRRAGEGRGVLVEQWDSGSGLRVLGLGVEIARPAQVPGRSAVDLFLTDCADLTAELVDPADGRVVTTFDLGRVAAGQARLDLAAPADGTGWEAGRYELALRAASTYDAARTAVANVSVELARAGDPDLPRNLSVLGNSPNPFNPTTTISFLMPPGVRDYEVNVYDLRGQLVRRLADGPATPGRHDVLWDGRNEDGGPVGSGVYLYRVVAGDEKASGKMILVK